One Flavobacterium sp. 90 DNA segment encodes these proteins:
- a CDS encoding polyprenyl synthetase family protein, with translation MHDISQYQDFFIKYLENQSISKEPKNLYEPIEYILGLGGKRMRPVLTLMASEVFDTNYKVALPAAMAVEVFHNFSLVHDDIMDDAPLRRGQETVHEKWDLNTGILSGDTMLILAYQYFEQYEPTIFRDLAKLFSKTALEVCEGQQWDVDFEKRNDVTIPEYLKMIEYKTAVLVAAAMKMGAIVAKTSEKESDLIYDFGLNLGLAFQLQDDFLDAFGDPETFGKQVGGDIIENKKTYLYLKAREFSSEEKASELEKLFSLNLDDNTKKIETAKNIFNESGASKATQDAIEMYTFKAFDTLEKMDINAEKKDILRTFGENLMGRKV, from the coding sequence ATGCACGATATTAGCCAATACCAGGATTTTTTTATTAAATATTTAGAAAATCAAAGCATCAGCAAAGAGCCTAAAAACCTTTACGAACCTATTGAATATATTTTGGGCCTTGGCGGAAAAAGAATGCGTCCCGTGCTAACTTTAATGGCTTCAGAAGTTTTTGATACCAATTATAAAGTGGCGCTTCCGGCAGCAATGGCAGTCGAAGTTTTTCATAATTTTTCGTTAGTTCACGATGATATTATGGATGACGCACCTTTGCGAAGAGGACAAGAAACTGTACACGAAAAATGGGATCTGAATACCGGAATTCTTTCCGGAGACACGATGCTTATTCTGGCTTATCAGTATTTTGAACAATACGAACCAACCATTTTTAGAGATTTAGCAAAGTTATTCAGCAAAACTGCTCTTGAAGTTTGCGAAGGACAACAATGGGATGTTGATTTCGAAAAAAGAAACGACGTTACGATTCCCGAATATCTAAAAATGATCGAATATAAAACCGCTGTTCTCGTTGCTGCTGCCATGAAAATGGGTGCAATTGTAGCTAAAACTTCTGAAAAAGAAAGCGATTTAATTTACGATTTCGGACTTAATTTAGGATTGGCATTTCAACTTCAGGATGATTTTCTGGACGCTTTTGGAGATCCGGAAACCTTCGGAAAACAAGTTGGCGGAGATATTATCGAAAACAAAAAAACCTATTTATACCTAAAAGCACGCGAATTTTCTTCTGAAGAAAAAGCCTCAGAATTAGAGAAATTATTCAGCTTGAATTTAGACGATAATACGAAGAAAATAGAAACTGCAAAAAACATTTTTAATGAATCAGGTGCTTCAAAAGCAACACAAGATGCTATTGAAATGTACACTTTTAAAGCTTTTGATACTTTAGAAAAAATGGATATTAACGCCGAGAAGAAAGATATTCTGAGAACTTTTGGTGAGAATTTAATGGGCAGAAAGGTTTAG
- a CDS encoding TolC family protein, producing the protein MKRIILIFLCSIGLSANAQVKTLTLKDAVVYALENKADAKKAKLQVENSEYKIQEVRSRALPQISANGNLTHNPIIQTTVIDGAGFGQPGTTIQAAFGQKWTSNAGVSLTQTLFDQSVFTGLRAARSTREFYQINDQLTEEQVIERVANNYYSVYVQKERLVLLDSNYVNTTKVRDIVKGQFDNGLAKKIDLDRIVVKMSNIDTERQQIKNQITLQENALKFYMGMPIETQIDMPKEEFEVVPAALTEVPNVENRTEYLLLKKQEELLVYNKKAVEAGYYPTLSLTAGYNYIGQGPQMPWFAKPSDGVYWSDYSAIGLNLHVPIFTGFGTRAKVRQADVEIRSLQEDIKDTKLSLDLDYRNAMAQIDNNLVTINNQRENMRLATEILSNTKNNYLQGLASLTDLLDAENASLEAQNNFTRAVLNYKIAEISLIKSKGELKTLIK; encoded by the coding sequence ATGAAACGAATAATTCTTATATTTTTGTGTTCAATTGGCTTGTCTGCCAACGCACAAGTCAAAACACTAACCCTGAAAGATGCTGTTGTCTATGCGCTTGAAAATAAAGCAGACGCAAAAAAAGCAAAATTACAGGTTGAAAATAGTGAGTACAAAATTCAGGAAGTACGATCAAGAGCGTTGCCTCAAATTTCTGCAAATGGAAATTTAACACACAACCCAATCATTCAGACAACTGTTATTGATGGTGCGGGTTTTGGTCAGCCAGGAACTACTATTCAGGCAGCATTTGGTCAAAAATGGACTTCAAATGCAGGAGTTTCATTAACTCAGACCCTATTTGATCAATCTGTTTTTACAGGATTAAGAGCTGCGAGATCTACACGCGAATTTTATCAAATCAATGATCAGTTAACAGAAGAACAAGTAATTGAAAGAGTTGCTAATAACTACTATTCAGTTTATGTACAAAAAGAAAGATTGGTTTTATTAGACAGTAATTACGTAAATACAACAAAAGTTCGTGACATCGTAAAAGGACAATTTGATAACGGTTTGGCTAAAAAAATTGATTTAGATCGTATCGTAGTTAAAATGTCAAACATTGATACAGAGCGTCAGCAAATTAAAAATCAAATTACTTTACAGGAAAATGCTTTGAAGTTTTACATGGGAATGCCTATTGAAACTCAAATCGATATGCCAAAAGAAGAATTTGAGGTTGTTCCTGCTGCATTAACAGAAGTACCAAATGTTGAAAACAGAACGGAGTATTTGCTTTTGAAAAAACAAGAAGAGCTTTTAGTTTACAACAAAAAAGCTGTTGAGGCGGGATATTATCCAACGCTTTCTTTGACTGCCGGTTACAATTATATTGGTCAGGGTCCACAAATGCCTTGGTTTGCAAAACCTTCAGACGGAGTATATTGGTCAGATTACTCTGCAATTGGATTAAACTTACACGTGCCAATTTTTACAGGATTTGGAACTCGTGCTAAAGTAAGACAAGCAGATGTTGAGATCAGATCGCTTCAGGAAGATATCAAAGACACAAAACTTTCACTTGATTTAGATTACAGAAATGCAATGGCTCAAATCGATAATAATCTTGTGACGATCAACAATCAAAGAGAGAATATGCGCTTAGCGACTGAGATCTTAAGCAATACAAAAAACAATTATCTTCAAGGATTGGCATCATTAACAGATTTACTGGATGCAGAAAATGCATCACTTGAAGCTCAAAATAATTTTACTAGAGCAGTCTTGAATTACAAAATTGCCGAAATATCACTAATCAAATCAAAAGGCGAACTTAAAACTCTTATTAAATAA
- a CDS encoding TetR/AcrR family transcriptional regulator, with product MKEKIISKASELFLKLGFKSVTMDDIAGEMCISKKTIYKYFCNKEVLIEESTSTVHKQVHEVIDTIVAKDYNAIHENFEIREMFRDMFKNATDTSPLYQLKKHYPEIYQNIMTHEIDQCNHYFRDNILKGIREDLYRADLNIDLYVKFYYTLIFHINETTVSEREAQKIELEALEYHTRAMATEKGILELEKQLKKITI from the coding sequence ATGAAAGAGAAAATCATATCAAAAGCAAGTGAATTATTTTTAAAGCTTGGTTTTAAAAGCGTTACGATGGATGATATCGCAGGCGAAATGTGTATTTCTAAAAAAACGATTTACAAATATTTCTGTAATAAAGAAGTTCTAATCGAAGAGAGTACATCTACAGTTCATAAACAAGTACATGAAGTTATCGATACGATTGTAGCCAAAGATTATAATGCGATTCACGAGAATTTTGAAATTAGAGAAATGTTCCGTGATATGTTTAAAAACGCAACAGATACCTCTCCGTTATATCAGTTAAAAAAACATTACCCTGAAATCTATCAAAATATAATGACGCACGAAATTGATCAGTGTAATCATTATTTCAGAGATAATATTTTGAAAGGAATTCGCGAAGATCTATACAGAGCAGATTTGAATATAGATTTATATGTAAAATTTTATTACACCTTGATTTTTCATATAAACGAAACTACTGTTTCAGAAAGAGAAGCACAAAAAATAGAATTAGAAGCGCTGGAGTATCACACCAGAGCGATGGCAACGGAAAAAGGAATACTGGAATTAGAAAAACAACTTAAAAAAATTACTATTTAA
- a CDS encoding efflux RND transporter periplasmic adaptor subunit codes for MKKTIITIVIIIAALGVIGYVLNNNKKENKAKTDIVAQKNAAVSVKVTPVKTEEVSLDFVANGNFQPIQQLTFSAEKSGKVISVLAKEGDYVKVGQTLLTVRGDVINVSAQQAQAVYQNAKSDYSRYENAFKTGGVTKQQLDQAKLALTNAESNLKQANINVGDTKVKAPINGFINKKYIEPGSILAGMPATALFDIVNVSKLKLAVTVNENQVASLKVGNQINVTASVYPDKTFSGKITFIAAKADESLNFPVEIEIANNTNNDLKAGMYGTANFASNQQKQHLMVVPRNAFVGSVSSNEIFVVQNGVAKLKKVTAGRILGDQVEIIKGLSDGEIVVTTGQINLQDGNTVEIIK; via the coding sequence ATGAAGAAAACTATTATAACAATCGTAATCATAATCGCAGCACTGGGTGTGATTGGATATGTCTTAAATAATAATAAGAAGGAGAATAAAGCAAAAACAGACATCGTAGCACAGAAAAATGCTGCAGTTTCAGTAAAGGTAACTCCTGTAAAAACAGAAGAAGTTTCACTGGACTTCGTTGCAAACGGAAACTTTCAACCAATTCAACAATTGACATTTTCTGCTGAGAAATCAGGAAAAGTAATTAGTGTTTTGGCTAAAGAAGGAGATTACGTAAAAGTAGGTCAGACTTTATTAACAGTGAGAGGTGACGTTATTAATGTAAGTGCTCAACAAGCACAGGCAGTTTATCAAAATGCAAAATCTGATTATAGCAGATATGAAAATGCTTTTAAAACTGGCGGTGTTACAAAACAACAATTAGATCAGGCAAAATTAGCGTTAACAAATGCTGAATCTAACTTAAAACAAGCTAATATCAATGTTGGAGATACTAAAGTAAAGGCTCCAATCAATGGATTTATCAATAAAAAATACATTGAGCCAGGATCTATCTTAGCAGGAATGCCAGCAACTGCATTATTTGATATCGTAAATGTTTCTAAATTAAAATTAGCAGTTACAGTAAACGAAAATCAAGTTGCAAGTTTGAAAGTAGGAAACCAAATTAATGTTACAGCAAGTGTTTATCCTGATAAAACTTTTTCTGGAAAAATCACTTTTATTGCTGCAAAAGCGGATGAGTCTTTAAACTTCCCGGTTGAAATTGAAATTGCAAATAACACAAACAACGACTTAAAAGCAGGTATGTACGGAACTGCAAATTTTGCATCAAACCAACAAAAACAGCATCTTATGGTTGTACCTAGAAATGCTTTCGTAGGAAGTGTTAGTAGTAACGAAATCTTTGTGGTTCAAAATGGTGTTGCAAAATTGAAAAAAGTAACTGCTGGAAGAATTTTAGGAGATCAAGTAGAAATCATCAAAGGATTGTCTGATGGAGAAATTGTAGTTACGACAGGTCAAATTAACTTACAAGACGGTAATACAGTAGAAATTATTAAATAA
- a CDS encoding YceI family protein, with protein MKTTWTLDSSQSDVLIKMRHSIIAYMGGTTNKFDGYVNIEDNEIEDASVEFSLDINNKKDSFQQIDTYLQLQDFFDVNEHPIISFKSTSFQKINNNINFFKGDLTIKDVTKVVELDAEFIGVNTYNGERKVAFEIKGDIKRQDFGLDYNSFNHNGGLALGKDIKLIANLEFSI; from the coding sequence ATGAAAACAACATGGACCTTAGATTCTAGCCAATCAGATGTTTTAATCAAAATGAGACATTCGATAATTGCTTATATGGGTGGAACGACAAATAAATTTGATGGCTACGTGAATATTGAAGACAATGAAATTGAGGATGCTTCGGTTGAGTTTTCATTAGATATCAATAACAAAAAAGATAGTTTTCAGCAAATCGATACTTATTTACAGCTTCAGGATTTTTTTGATGTAAATGAGCACCCGATTATTAGTTTTAAATCGACTTCATTTCAAAAGATAAACAACAACATCAACTTTTTTAAAGGAGATCTTACTATAAAAGACGTTACTAAAGTAGTTGAACTTGATGCTGAGTTTATTGGAGTCAATACTTACAACGGAGAAAGAAAAGTTGCTTTTGAAATTAAAGGAGACATCAAACGTCAGGATTTTGGCTTGGATTATAATTCATTTAATCATAATGGAGGTTTGGCTTTAGGAAAAGATATTAAGCTTATCGCTAATCTTGAATTCAGCATATAA
- a CDS encoding efflux RND transporter permease subunit translates to MKLAEISIKRPSLVIVLFTILILGGLFSYSQLGYELIPKFEQNVITISTVYPGASPSEVENTVTKKIEDAIASLENVKKIDSKSYESLSIVSITLTSNAKVDFSLNDAQRKINAIISDLPDDVKTPALTKFSLSDLPIMTLGANGKMDEAAFYDLIDKKIAPILSRVQGVAQVNIIGGSEREIQVNLDALKMQGYGLSVPQVQQNILTSNLDFPTGNIQTRNQKILIRLAGKYKSVTELRNLVVSSQNGIQVRLSDIADVQDTQKIAEKISRVDQKSAIVLQIVKQSDANAVAVSEQLLKTIAILEKDYKDNQLKLEVAKDSTIFTLEAADSVVHDLLIAVVLVALVMLFFLHSIRNSLIVMVSIPASLIATFIGIYLMGYTLNLMSLLGLSLVVGILVDDAIVVLENIYRHMEMGKNRIRASYDGTAEIGGTVTSITLVIVVVFLPIAMSSGLVSNIITQFCVTVIISTLLSLLASFTIIPWLSSRYGKLEHIEGKNLFGRIILGFEDYLTRFTNWISVLLTWCLDNYGKTVILVLILFFGSIFGLGGFIGGEFFASSDSGEFLVQIEMPKDASLEQTNFMTQKAEAYLKSQEYVHSQITTVGQTSEGFGASQATAYKAEIDVKMIEQKDRTDDANVYAAKIKRKLEKVLVGAKVKTVPVGILGTAEDATLGLIVTGPSTEAAMAFAKQAEAELRTIPGTTEIKLTVEDGNPEVNVKVDRDKMAALGLTLQTVGLTMQTAFSGNTDGKYRAGEYEYDINIRYNAFDRKSITDVSNLIFINAAGQQIKLSQFADITEGSGPSQLERRDKSASVTVKGQNVGVPSGTIVGIWQKKLDKLKKPAGVNYIWGGDQENQSEGFGTLGIALLAAIILVYLVMVSLYDSFVHPFVVLFAIPLSFIGALLALALTNNSLNIFTILGIIMLIGLVCKNAIMLVDYTNQRRAAGESIRTALIQANHARLRPILMTTIAMVFGMFPIALASGAGAEWKNGLAWVIIGGLISSLFLTLIVVPVIYQIMEGIIRRLSKGEKIDYEAEMVADYVHTELSEDGFNPKHTH, encoded by the coding sequence ATGAAATTAGCCGAAATATCCATAAAACGTCCGTCGTTAGTAATTGTATTGTTTACAATTCTAATACTTGGTGGATTGTTCAGCTACAGCCAGTTAGGTTATGAGCTGATCCCGAAATTTGAACAAAACGTTATTACAATTTCTACAGTTTATCCGGGAGCTTCTCCAAGTGAGGTAGAAAATACGGTAACCAAGAAAATTGAAGATGCGATTGCATCGCTGGAGAATGTTAAGAAAATTGACTCAAAATCATACGAGAGTTTATCTATTGTTTCGATTACACTGACATCAAATGCAAAAGTCGATTTCTCTTTGAATGATGCGCAGCGAAAAATAAACGCCATAATTAGTGATTTGCCAGATGATGTTAAAACACCGGCACTGACCAAATTCTCGCTGAGTGATTTACCAATTATGACGCTTGGTGCCAATGGAAAAATGGACGAAGCAGCTTTTTATGACTTAATTGACAAAAAAATTGCGCCTATTTTATCTCGTGTACAAGGTGTAGCTCAGGTAAATATTATTGGTGGATCTGAACGTGAAATTCAGGTAAACCTAGATGCATTAAAAATGCAGGGTTACGGACTTTCTGTTCCTCAGGTACAACAAAACATTTTGACTTCGAATTTAGATTTCCCAACAGGAAACATTCAAACTCGTAATCAAAAAATATTAATTCGTTTAGCGGGTAAATATAAAAGTGTTACAGAATTAAGAAACTTAGTTGTTTCGTCTCAAAACGGAATTCAGGTTCGTTTAAGTGATATTGCAGATGTTCAGGATACTCAAAAAATTGCTGAAAAAATATCACGTGTAGATCAAAAAAGTGCGATCGTTTTACAAATCGTAAAACAATCTGATGCAAATGCGGTTGCGGTAAGTGAGCAATTATTGAAAACAATTGCAATTCTTGAAAAGGATTACAAAGACAATCAACTAAAATTAGAAGTTGCAAAAGACAGTACTATTTTTACTCTTGAAGCTGCAGATTCTGTAGTTCACGATTTATTAATTGCGGTAGTTCTGGTAGCATTAGTAATGTTGTTTTTCTTGCACAGTATTAGAAACTCATTGATTGTAATGGTTTCTATTCCGGCATCTTTGATCGCTACCTTTATTGGTATTTATTTAATGGGATACACATTAAACTTAATGAGTTTACTTGGATTATCTCTGGTTGTAGGTATTCTGGTCGATGATGCGATTGTGGTCCTCGAGAATATTTACAGGCATATGGAAATGGGTAAAAACCGAATTCGTGCTTCTTATGATGGAACAGCAGAAATTGGTGGAACGGTAACTTCGATTACATTAGTAATTGTGGTTGTGTTCTTGCCTATTGCGATGAGTTCAGGTTTAGTATCTAATATTATTACGCAATTTTGTGTTACGGTAATTATATCAACTTTACTTTCACTTTTAGCTTCGTTTACTATTATTCCTTGGTTATCATCTCGTTATGGTAAATTAGAGCATATTGAAGGAAAAAATTTATTTGGAAGAATTATTCTTGGTTTCGAAGATTATTTAACACGTTTCACTAACTGGATTTCTGTCTTATTGACTTGGTGTTTGGATAATTACGGTAAAACAGTAATTCTTGTATTGATATTATTCTTTGGATCTATTTTTGGGCTTGGAGGCTTTATTGGAGGAGAGTTTTTCGCTTCTTCTGATAGTGGTGAATTCTTAGTTCAGATCGAAATGCCAAAAGATGCTTCGTTAGAACAAACGAACTTCATGACGCAAAAAGCCGAAGCTTACTTGAAATCTCAGGAATATGTTCACAGTCAAATTACAACGGTAGGACAAACCTCAGAAGGTTTTGGAGCATCGCAAGCTACGGCTTACAAAGCTGAGATTGACGTAAAAATGATCGAACAAAAGGATCGTACTGATGATGCTAACGTTTACGCAGCAAAAATCAAACGTAAACTTGAAAAAGTACTTGTTGGTGCAAAAGTTAAAACGGTTCCTGTAGGTATCTTAGGAACTGCTGAAGATGCAACTTTAGGATTAATTGTAACTGGTCCTTCTACAGAAGCGGCGATGGCATTTGCTAAACAAGCTGAAGCAGAATTACGTACAATTCCGGGAACAACTGAGATCAAATTAACAGTTGAAGACGGAAACCCTGAGGTAAACGTAAAAGTAGATCGCGATAAAATGGCTGCTTTAGGTTTAACACTTCAAACAGTTGGTTTAACGATGCAAACTGCTTTTAGTGGAAACACAGATGGTAAATACAGAGCCGGAGAATATGAGTATGATATCAATATTAGATACAATGCATTCGACAGAAAAAGTATTACAGATGTAAGTAATTTGATTTTCATCAATGCAGCAGGACAACAAATTAAGTTATCTCAATTTGCTGATATTACAGAAGGTTCAGGACCTAGCCAGTTAGAGCGTAGAGACAAATCAGCTTCTGTAACTGTAAAAGGACAAAATGTTGGGGTTCCTTCAGGAACAATTGTTGGAATCTGGCAGAAAAAGCTGGATAAATTGAAAAAACCAGCTGGAGTAAATTATATTTGGGGTGGTGACCAAGAAAACCAATCTGAAGGATTTGGTACTTTAGGAATCGCTTTATTAGCCGCTATTATTTTGGTTTACCTTGTAATGGTGAGTTTGTACGACAGTTTTGTTCACCCGTTTGTAGTATTGTTTGCTATTCCGCTTTCGTTTATTGGAGCCTTATTAGCATTAGCATTAACAAATAACTCATTAAATATCTTTACCATTTTAGGTATCATCATGTTGATTGGTCTGGTGTGTAAGAATGCGATTATGTTGGTCGATTACACTAACCAACGAAGAGCAGCAGGAGAATCAATCAGAACGGCATTAATTCAGGCAAATCACGCTCGTTTACGTCCGATTTTGATGACAACAATTGCGATGGTATTTGGTATGTTTCCAATTGCATTAGCATCTGGAGCAGGAGCTGAATGGAAAAACGGATTGGCTTGGGTAATTATCGGAGGATTAATTTCTTCATTATTCCTAACCTTGATTGTAGTTCCTGTAATTTACCAAATTATGGAAGGTATTATTCGCAGATTATCTAAAGGAGAGAAAATCGATTACGAAGCTGAAATGGTTGCAGATTATGTGCACACCGAATTAAGCGAAGACGGTTTTAATCCTAAACATACCCATTAA